TCTGCTTGGAAAGCTTACTGCTTTCCAAGCAGATCTTAAATGGTTTGTCAGAAAGAGCAAGCAcacaaacttttgatttttataatgaatCTTTGCATGATTTGGCATTGTGACAACTCACTAAATCTAACTttgctttttacaaaatttatcctcaatttatattaaataacaatcCACTAAACATACATACAAATGTTCATCTTTCTCTTTTGATCGAGATTTTTTCTTTGTGTGCCTCGGTaattattttcatcaattttttacaaattttatttcaaggTATCCCTAGAAAAGTTTTTCAAccatttttagtattttgacAGTAGTTTATACCTCAGAATAGGGCCAACGACAAAGCTTTCAAAGTGGAGAGATGGGGAGGGGGGCATATTccttaatttctaaaatatggttttttatatcttaaaaattctattcaaaaaaaaaaggcgtCCTTTAGActtcagttgttttttttataaaaaagaaactaaacgGCTCTAGGCCTTGCAGAAAATGAGATTTTTATGCAATATATTACGCATTATATAAGCAAAGTCAAACCACACTTTAAATTGCAAATTTGTATTTCGGTCTTTAAAACGGAAACAGTACATGTaccaataaaattgttataataaaactgTTGGTGTTGGTGTCACAAGTTAGTGCTCTACTATGTAATACAGGGTTCATGTAACCTTTTGAAAGTAGTAACCATATATCTGAGTATTTGGTACTAAACTAAATGTTACCTTGATGTTTACGCTACCTTTCCATACAAGTGGCATTTTGAGgaaaagtagcaaaaaaaactaacaaaatttaaattaaaactgctATAAATCCTTAACGAAATAACCAAACagacaaaaattttatctaGAGTTTGGTGTGGCAATAaactacttttgtttttatcaaattatatagaATGGTTCTCATTTggtgtttttattggcgcactacGAAGTGAAAGTTTCTCtgaatttgaacattcaaattaaattttttccgcggataaaataaaaagatctcAGTTTTAATTGAGTTGAAAAGATTAGTTATTCTACTTTGTTGGTTAGTTATTCtactaacaaaaattttgtcaaaacctttgtttttattatcatttagactaaaaaaaggtgttttgcaagttttgattcattcataaatttattagaagtgtttatttatttattagaagtGTTTAGATAGGAAGCAGACGTCAAAGagctaaacaaaattttgttaataaatttgagCCAACAttaggaataaaaaaaagttgtaaagtttCTTAGCTATTATTCATTCTTTGCATCATGTAATGGAAGCACAAAATCTTATTCATGAAGTTGGTTAATTATAGTACTGAGTTTTCTTTGATCTGTCGTTTGTACCAACTGCAATAACATCCCAGGAAAAAAGTTTCTATAGAACTTCAATAGACTTTTGAAACATtgtctatagaaattctattaaaataaactggcaataaacttttgaaacattaaaactataaatacttattcatataagtttattatgtaCCAGATCCCccattatatagaaaaaagcttaatttttaagttaaaatattaaatagatttaGTCATAGTGTAGTTATATAAAAGTGAAGAATCTCAGAGGTTTGTGTTCTGATTGATAATTAACGGCGGTTAAATATTAGGGGTTTGTGTTCTAATTAATAATTAACGGCGGAAATTTATTCTACGGGTATATAAAGTAAACATTGcaacaaaaagaaaaccttaacaaaccaaaaattaaaaaaacaataaatttcgataaaattagtattattttcaattgattttattttcattaaagacTTGACCATTGCGGGTTAGAGTTAAAGCCAAGGGTTGTttggtttatatttatgtttaatacatttttcgATTCTCAAATATCatcccaaaaaaatttaatgtagaCTATACGAGgcattaaatactatttttacgGAATAGTTGATGTGGGTCATGATACTAATACTGCTTAAATGGTAAATTTActcattataaatatatttaaccaTAAAAGACCATAATAGTTCAAAAGGTTACATTAAGTCTATCccatcaaattttattttcgaaTGCTCTTAAAACAACAATATGAATTATAGAgtaattacttaattttaattacgtTTATAATTGTTTGCCCtaactttgatatttaaatattttacacaaaatggaactattaaaaatttctaaaaaggtgaaaaataaaatacatgcatttaataatttaattcctTATATAGAaactatatttacttatatttaaaaatttatttgttttgtacatgtatgtataaaacaaataaattttttttatgtatgtatgtatgtatgtaaaataagatataaaatttttaatttctttgcaGTTTATTGGACTATACAAAGGTATTACACCACCGTTACTTGGTGTTGGTTTTCAAAATGCAATAATATTTGGATTCCAAGGTCAGTTTCGTTCATATGTAGCAAATGACACAACCGGAGAAATAGCAGCTGGAGGTGTTACTGGTGCGGTACAAGCTGTGGTTACCACTCCAATTGAgcttgcaaaaataaaattacaattacaagGTAGATATTGCAAGACTTCACTTCATAATACTACATACAAAGGAGcaatacaaacaattttaaaaattcttgagGAAGAAGGTGTTCGTGGATGTTTTCGAGGTTTTACTACTGTTTTAATGAGGGATATTCCCGCAACTGCTATTTACTTTGGTTCTTTTCATTATATGAATGCTTTTTTAATACCAGACGGTAAGTCTGTAGATGATTTACGCTTGCATCAGTTGTTTTTAACTGGAGGCTTATCTGGTGTTATGTCATGGGCAATAGTGTATCCTGTTGATGTTATTAAAACAAGAATTCAAGCCAAAGGAATAATTCCGATAGGACAATATAAATCTACTTACGATTGCTTTTTGGTAAGTTGTCGGGAAGAAGGTTTAGCTTGGTTTTTTAGAGGCTTTGGGGCTACAATGTTAAGAGCGTTTCCCGTCAATGCAGCTATTCTTTCAACTGTAACTTTATTGGTGCGTTTTTTTAAGTCAGCTGATTAATAGATTGAAAAACATTAATACAAAGTTTGTTAATTTAGTGAGTCATTTTTGAATATAGTTTGAGTACATGCATTCTAGCAATGTTTTgattgaaatataaatttagttacgataacaaaaacttaaaaactgatTTAGAGGTTTTAAAGGATTTCAatcattgaaatttattttaagtttgaatTGTTTTGCCAACATACCAAATTATAGAATGTTTATgaactttgttattttaattttggttaattTACTACTTTACACTTTACAGActgttttgcttttgtttttgtttgtacaTATTAATTTATACGTAATGCTTAAGTCTTTACAGACGCAAGATTGTTGGGGCACAGTGAGTCATACTTTAATATAAGATATTTCTTTTGAATTGGGTTAGATAAAGTGTACCCCACAATTCACTGGTGCACAACCAACTAAAAGTATTCTGTatcaatagataaaaaaaaaatgtatttattttattatttcaaaagataCAATTCAatgcaaataaatgaaataataaataaatgtgcATTTGATGTAAATTTAATGGGGTTGTTAATAATATATGATATTAAAAACTGcgttaagaatatatatatatatatatatatatatatatatatatatatatatatatatatatatatatatatatatatatatatatatatatatatatatatatatatatatatatatatatatagatatatatatatatatatatatatatatatatatatatatatatatatatagatatatatatatatatatatatatatatatatatatatatatatatatatatatatatatatatatactgcgttaagaatatatatatatatatatatatatatatatatatatatatatatatatatatatatatatatatatatatatagatatatatatatatactgcgttaagaatatatatatatatatatatatatatatatatatatatatatatatatatatatatatatacatatatatatataatatatatatatatatatatatatatatatatatatatatatatatatatatactgcgttaagaatatatatatatatatatatatatatatatatatatatatatatactatttttagcCAAGGTTTTGCATTTCAttaatattcaataattttaagaatatttatatatatataaatatatatatatatatatatatatatatatatatatatatatatatatatatatatcagtaagtttgtagttttaaaattaaaaattataattctacttcgttataaatatttaaaaattttttaaaaaaatctaaatttagaACATGGATTTCATTCTACAAAGTAGATCAAACATCAAATAAACGTGATATTAACCCCCTAAACAGTAGTTTAATAtcgaataaaaaatgaaattttatgtcAAATCCAAATAATAATACTTCTATTAATGCCAAGTTAAACAATTCAAAGAagtttttaactcaaaaaatatcaatactcTAAAGAAACTTCTAGTACTTTTATCAATTGtagttataagttataaattattagtaCCTTCGTTCCGAAATACCGTTCCGATTTTAATTCAACGTAAAGAGTTATTGAAAATAtactgttgttattttttttatttttaatataaaactagtttttatttgaacattttgaacatttaatactaataaaatattaaacgtttaaaatgtccaagaaaaaataatttttttatgaaaaaaacaaaacagagggagtataattgtaaataaactaCAATTAATTCCCGATAACTCGAACCTCCAAGGAACCAAAGAAATCAGAGCCGACGACACCCGTTGGCCCCCCAGCCCCAAATAGGCTAGCGAtaagtcaagttttttttttttttttcaatcttattcttaatatattatataaagtttacagcCCCCTTAATTTGAGAGGGgctgtaaactttatataatatattttaagattaagattgaaaaacaaaattaacaaacttgACTCATGGTCCTCCTATTTGTGGTTGAGGGGCTAACGCTTTAGGGTTTTTGTTGTTCCCAGTCTCCAATCACCTCAATTTTTTGCATAGCATCCTCATTCCTTATATATATGAACATACTTAAGTATGGAGTTTTCTTCATGTTTTAAAGTTGCTAAGCTCAAACATCGAAAAAAGTTTTCTTCAGAATATTAAAGTATGAACAGTAAATATACACTATAaggtttttcaagtttttgtagtaaaaaatttacatattgtATTCACGCTGTACACTCAAAAGAAATCGTTGAAAAAAGTATAGCAACAAAATGACTTCCttaatatttagtaataaaattgcGTTTAAAAGCTAAAGATCTTTTatcaagaaatttattaaaactataaataactgtttttttattgttattttgttgtgatttattttgtaacagttttttttctagCATTATTTTACGTCTGATAAGAATCAATTCTATTCAGATCTAATTACAATTCAGATCTAAATATAACGATTCAGATCAATATATTCAGatctaaaaataacaacaaaacataaaaaatatcagGGCACTTTTATTTGTGCTTCATATggctaaaaaacatttttcaagtttttttaatttcttaatacAAAATTTCCCATACAAAAAGTTCGGGTTAACCCGAACTTTTTTGTATGGGAAAGAATTTTGCTGAAAGGGGACGAAAAAATAGTTCGACTTTGCAAAGTTCGAGATATCCGAGGTTCAAATTAAtcagaaaattttaatagtaatcaAATAGACGATTTCAAAGGGATAAATGACACAgttaaagttaacaaaagttCGATTTAAACGGTGTTCAACTTACCGGGaatttactataaatttaaaaattgtgtatataaacaaactaattttactTTCTGTTAACAataagttcaaataaattttttctgtcaaaaattataataacaattttaaagatcAAATAAGTAGCTAATTCATCTGCTTCACGGTTCCCAAATGCATTTTTCACCGTAATATCAAAACCAgtagcattttttggtgtttgattTCCAGATATgtagcaaactccaaacatttgcatgtttatacttatgtcaaataatgatgctttgcaacaagttgataaaaatttttttttgctattctcatataaatttatattcatcgataaattttaagtattgttgTACAATCTCTAAGCGTTCGAatattatgaccatataaaatttgtaaccccctcaaattgaagggatttaaactttatatggtcataatttttgaacgcttagAGGCATACtgtgaaactaaaaaatttatcgataaatataaatttagttaagaatagcaaaaaaatattttatcaacttgttgctctcataTTTGTGgcaaggggggggggggggaataaTATTTTAGGGATTTTTTGTTCCtagcctccaatcatcgcaagttagctatctcaaacaccaaaaaatgctggattcGTCACtgatcaaaacaaaattaaataaaaattcagatggttaatagtaaaaaagttatttaaagacaAAACAGCTTTTGACATCTATAGTCCTGTTATGTAAATGATGtaatacattatatacatatacatatatatatatatatatatatatatatatatatatatatatatgtgtgtgtgtgtgtgtgtgtgtgtgtgtgtgtgtgtgtgtgtgtgtgtgtgagtgtgtgtgcgtgtgtgtgtgtgtgtgcgtgtgtgtgcgtgtgtgtgtgtgtgtgtgtgtgtgtgtattctCGCTGACCTTTTGAGGTCAGCATCATCAggtgtaaatatatgtatatatatatatatatgtatatatatatatatatatatatatatatatatatatatatatatatatatatatatatatataatgtatatatatatgtattaattataaagtattactttatttattattattcgtcataaaaatgaatattttaatatgaatatatattaatagtgTCATTAGTTCGTATCACTAGCTCATAACTTGTCACTGTTGACTTAGCACATAGTGTCAACTTGATACGCAGAGTCAAATTAACACAGTGTCAACTTAAAACATATTGTGACTAGTTCGTAACCTAACAACAAACCAgctgtattaaaatttttttcttctgatgTGGAAAACTTAGCATGGCATCGTAAATCTTTAAAGAGCTTTGACctcaaaaatttcttaatttttttttattaatttcttaatttttttttcttaatttcttttttatttcaattcactaccaacaaggttgcaagcaatcACTTTTAAGTTGGGAGTGACTAGAAAACGAAAAATAGAGTTAAAGGACAAGAAAACAGTTGAAAGAATAATTGAAAATTTGGAGGTTGTTTGAGtcagaaaaacatgaaaatagAAGAGTGTTCTAATGGCTTGAAGTGCTGGAAAAACTAAACGAATAATAATTAAAGCAAGCAAAGAATTtgtagtacttttttttttttggtagaaAAGAGGTGCAGGCGATGGGATagaggctcaagcttggcagataaagcaggtccgctgcgtttacaatgcgtttttagacatggtccaaaaatgcattgtcaACGTACTtgacaatgcgtttttggaccatgtctaaaaaaaaagagcatcattaaaCAAAACAGTCCAAATATGAAAACAGTACTCCATacacaaacaacaacaacaaacaattcTTCAATTCTGAGTCTAAACATTTTAGGTATTaaggaaaattttattaatttaaagttattgttgCATAAACTGAAGCacgattttaaattaattagtctCACGGAAATGTGGGTGAAAAACTATgaaagaatttattattataaaataattacatatcaGGTTATGAAGTAATTACATATCAGGTCACCAATCACGTCAAACCCGCGTTAGTAgtagtataattatttttgttcacAAATCTATTAACTTTATTCTACGTAATGCCCTTAATATTAATGAAACAGATCGCGAGTCGTTatgcaaaaactaaaaagtattagcatgaattttatttatagaaaataggGATGTACCCGATTGGAAGTTTTGAATTCCGGCCAAAACCAAATTTgtcgaaaatgttaataaaattccgGCCGAAACGAgtaattttttaccttcaagatTAAAAGTGCAAGCCTGCACCTCAGCGTCGTggctacataatatatatttatagcctataaatacatatattatctatttcattaatttgattcttgtttcattttaatctaatatgttgtttttatttgtttcttataattttatttattgaaagttttaatttgcatgatatttatacttaaaagtgtttctttgttttctattttttcatttaggttaaaattgaaatatttactatattagGTATCCTAtactttttaactgtttaaaatttaagtaacatttaaaataagacTATTCTCAGTGGcaggtaacatttttgatgaaaaaagagctAGTTCGTTGCCCAAAACTGGGTAGCAACTCTTTTTTCACCACAATATTCCTAAACTTCTGGTAATCCTTACATAAttgataattgaaaataaaattacattgtgtttgttaagaattttgtatttttacctAAGTTTACCTATAGTTCTTCATTACCCTGTAggacaatgattttttgattttatttaacacaGTCTGtgtaacatgttttaaaaaaagggatAATATAAATTCCGGCATTCCAGTCTGAAATATAGTATTTCCGGCCAGAACCGAAATGGCCTAAAAGTCACTAATTCCGGTCGTAATTCCGACGAAACGAAATTCCATTACATCCCTAATAGAAAACCAGCTGTTAGTTTAATAATGTCTATATAAAACCCTTTTCAAGCAAAACtaaccaaaaataaatatgcgTACTCATTAGGTGACTTTAAATTCATGAATCATGTTTCAAATGTAAATGTTCAATGTTTTTTAGATACCTTTATTCAACATGATATAATTCCAACAATAAACAAGTCAACCAAATTAATTAAAGGTCTTATCGACATTACTTGacaacatatttattaataattttcacAATTGCTTATTAGAATCAGGAATAATTAAAACCAACATAACAAATCATTTCCCAATATTCTTAATTACTGATAACAGTACCCTTAATCATATTTTCTTAAAACCTACAATCTTATACGATAGATCAatcaaaattcttaaaatattttcgaCTCCATAAAATACTTTTGCATTATTCCAATGGTAATAGAATGAgtatttatagtttgtttttttggacTGGAAATGTCAAGTCATAGTGTTTACAATAGGCGCCAAAAATAGTTCAAACGCAATATTTACTTCTTGCAATTGTAATTTAAGATTCCAATCATTTTTTCtgataatagtttttaaaaataatttaaaaagttttcattattttgtcTCACAAAAATTTCAGATTTTGAGGGAGAATGATTTGGGTTATGTTAATGATTAGGGGAGAATGATTAGGGGTTATGTTAATTTGTAAGCCTTGGATGAACAAAGGCTTATTCATCaaagaagaaacaaaaactttatgaaaaatgttttaaaaaaacatgtaaaaatgaaGTAAACTATAAAAaccgtaatttaaaaaaaagaaaaagaagaaacacttaaaaaagctttattatgcAAAGATGTCGGAAAAAATTCATGGACACACAATAAATGTGGAGTGTGATTAAGCATATATTAGTAGATTTCCATTAAAAACACGTACCCTTTTAAATACTACACCTATAAACTTTCAGCTATGTGTTCCACTAATGcggttaaaaattttaagcaaatatTAAATCAGTATTTCTAGATATcctaataatctcaaaaaagtcaacgcaattaaacttttttgtttttataaatggttGACTTTATCTCATATGACCCCTAATGTTTGAAAAAAcgataataacaataatgttcatttatttgactagatttttttatttactagttTACTTACTCTTTGTTTACTCGactagattatttatttactaatttattttcctttttccAATTCTAGTAGAGCTTCGTATTTCCGccttaaattgttttctttatgcagtgcataaaaaaacagtttaagaCCGAAATACAAAGCTCTACCGGAATCAGAAaagagaaaaacaaacaaataggTTTCGaaaacctttaataatatatgcatAATACGCAGTCTCTTTCATGCTCGACTAGATTGAAAAATCTCACCTAGATCAAAAAAATATCgactagatttaaaaaaagtttctttgatACTTGacaagattatttatttattagtcaAGAAGAAAATATTGTAATAGCACAGCTAATTGAGACGAGTTCCCTTCGTGTCAAGATACTACTCACACCCTCAATAGGCTTAGGCGGGATTTGAACCTGCAATCCTGCTGCTCTAATCATCTGAGCTACCCATGATCGTGAAAAGTTAATTTAGGTTTAGAATCATTTCATTTCTAGAAAATACTTGATCTGTTCTAATccactaatataatataaactcgctcactaaaagatttttattttgccTTCTTGTAGTTTAAAGAGTTTACTATGtttaaattagtaatatattttgaataacaaaatttttgatagatttgaataataatgtatattttaaataaaataaaatgcaagtTCTAAAATACACAATAATCCATGCCAGTTATTGGTATACCGTGACaaacattttatctaaaaaaacatcTCTGAGCCATTAAGATTTGAAATAACTCAGAATCAgaatataaattcatttatttatttattattctttttaaccgaaaattgaaaattacatattttttataattttacaaaattaggttaggtgtcactcatatagttaaaaactagtcattggagtgacacctaaataaaacaaacaaacaaaaaaaacaaaaaaccaacagcaaaaaaaaatcaacggcacaaaaaaaatcaacatcatataaaaatcaacagaataaagtttcttttttaaagggCCATAAGATGATTATGCAGGTGTACGAGAAATTATCGTTggttttttgttattagttttttagtaCATTCAGACATAAGAATAGAATAGATTAACGGACattcttttaaagattttgtgaGACTTTCTTTTACACAAGAACGTTGCAGTTTGCAGCTATAATACAGTTCCTTTTGTtggagttaatttttttttcttatgaaacttttttttttctgtttcaagTGGACGCTTTTGAAAGCATATTTTGAGACTCAATAGATCCATGCACATTAGTAacctttttttgtcttttttgattAGTCTCAATAGGGTTAACTCAATTAACTGACAGTAAATCCGGCACTTCTGCTAAATTTAGGCTTTTCTAATATGATTTCCTAATGAATGATGAGACATTGATCTCCAATATTTTGAGAACAATACTATATTTTGTTTGTGCCACTTTGGATTGCGATCTTAGAGTTGTTGCTAGGTGTCCTTCTTTTGAGGTCACATTTCTTGTTTTCTTAGGAGTAGCAGATTGAAGAAAAACACTAGTAGGTTCAACATCACCAGTTTTATTCATTAGGAAAGCTGCTTGTTGAACTTATCCTGTTGCATAATGTCAATATTAAGACCATCCTTACTTATACCAACTCTTTTAGCAGCTGCTATAATATTTTCAGCTGATC
The nucleotide sequence above comes from Hydra vulgaris chromosome 09, alternate assembly HydraT2T_AEP. Encoded proteins:
- the LOC100212072 gene encoding mitochondrial basic amino acids transporter isoform X14 — translated: MQVQNGNAGRGIMDCVKTIIKNESFIGLYKGITPPLLGVGFQNAIIFGFQGQFRSYVANDTTGEIAAGGVTGAVQAVVTTPIELAKIKLQLQGRYCKTSLHNTTYKGAIQTILKILEEEGVRGCFRGFTTVLMRDIPATAIYFGSFHYMNAFLIPDGKSVDDLRLHQLFLTGGLSGVMSWAIVYPVDVIKTRIQAKGIIPIGQYKSTYDCFLVSCREEGLAWFFRGFGATMLRAFPVNAAILSTVTLLVRFFKSAD
- the LOC100212072 gene encoding mitochondrial basic amino acids transporter isoform X12, whose amino-acid sequence is MVLEFGAGCIGGAAGVFVGQPFDTVKFIGLYKGITPPLLGVGFQNAIIFGFQGQFRSYVANDTTGEIAAGGVTGAVQAVVTTPIELAKIKLQLQGRYCKTSLHNTTYKGAIQTILKILEEEGVRGCFRGFTTVLMRDIPATAIYFGSFHYMNAFLIPDGKSVDDLRLHQLFLTGGLSGVMSWAIVYPVDVIKTRIQAKGIIPIGQYKSTYDCFLVSCREEGLAWFFRGFGATMLRAFPVNAAILSTVTLLVRFFKSAD
- the LOC100212072 gene encoding mitochondrial basic amino acids transporter isoform X11; this translates as MKAPGGPVCIDTLQRFIYGAAGVFVGQPFDTVKFIGLYKGITPPLLGVGFQNAIIFGFQGQFRSYVANDTTGEIAAGGVTGAVQAVVTTPIELAKIKLQLQGRYCKTSLHNTTYKGAIQTILKILEEEGVRGCFRGFTTVLMRDIPATAIYFGSFHYMNAFLIPDGKSVDDLRLHQLFLTGGLSGVMSWAIVYPVDVIKTRIQAKGIIPIGQYKSTYDCFLVSCREEGLAWFFRGFGATMLRAFPVNAAILSTVTLLVRFFKSAD
- the LOC100212072 gene encoding mitochondrial basic amino acids transporter isoform X9; the protein is MVLEFGAGCIGGAAGVFVGQPFDTVKVRMQVQNGNAGRGIMDCVKTIIKNESFIGLYKGITPPLLGVGFQNAIIFGFQGQFRSYVANDTTGEIAAGGVTGAVQAVVTTPIELAKIKLQLQGRYCKTSLHNTTYKGAIQTILKILEEEGVRGCFRGFTTVLMRDIPATAIYFGSFHYMNAFLIPDGKSVDDLRLHQLFLTGGLSGVMSWAIVYPVDVIKTRIQAKGIIPIGQYKSTYDCFLVSCREEGLAWFFRGFGATMLRAFPVNAAILSTVTLLVRFFKSAD
- the LOC100212072 gene encoding mitochondrial basic amino acids transporter isoform X8 — translated: MKAPGGPVCIDTLQRFIYGAAGVFVGQPFDTVKVRMQVQNGNAGRGIMDCVKTIIKNESFIGLYKGITPPLLGVGFQNAIIFGFQGQFRSYVANDTTGEIAAGGVTGAVQAVVTTPIELAKIKLQLQGRYCKTSLHNTTYKGAIQTILKILEEEGVRGCFRGFTTVLMRDIPATAIYFGSFHYMNAFLIPDGKSVDDLRLHQLFLTGGLSGVMSWAIVYPVDVIKTRIQAKGIIPIGQYKSTYDCFLVSCREEGLAWFFRGFGATMLRAFPVNAAILSTVTLLVRFFKSAD